In the genome of Brachypodium distachyon strain Bd21 chromosome 3, Brachypodium_distachyon_v3.0, whole genome shotgun sequence, the window GGACAAAGAATCAGCGGCAAGGTTGCTTATGACGGTCAGACAATGGTGTGTGCTCAGAAGGGCGGGTCACGGCCGGCAGAGAACGGGCCGGGGCATCACGGATTCATGGCCATCGACAGAGCACGTGGCGGCGGAGCGCCTGGAATAACAGTCCGCGGAGGAGTGCTGGACGGTCAGACGGGGCAATTAGATGTTTAGGAACAACCCTGCAGTCGGGAGGAAGGCCAACACCAGCTACCGGAACAACATCGATGCTCCATCAGCGGGCAGCAAAGAAACCATTAGACGGCGAAGAAACGAaccgttttttctttttacataAAATGAAGCGTTAGGAAGCGGGGGGTTTCTGAAAAATTGCGTCTAAGTGATGGGTTTCATTCCCACCTCTCATCTGGACGGTACGTTTTAGATCGGATGGCTTAGGCCgaaagtttgcaagtttgcacctAAATAGAGTTTTCACTGGATATTTTCCCTTGTTAAAAGTGACAATTATTCAGTAACTTaggtatttatttatttatttatttatttattttcttccatCCGGAATGATGTTGCAATATACCTCCTGTGCTTTGGATGTGGATTCCCAAATGGTGGCTCTCTTCTAGAGTTAAGTTCATATAACCCTTGAACTATGAGGGTGGGACTACTTTACCCCATAACTTCAAAACCGGTTATTTAACCTCCCTGAAATTCGACAAATCACCACTTGAGACCACATCGAGCTGTTTTTGGGGTGGTTTTGCTGTCTTGGCGGCTGGGAAATGTCACACTGTCTGATTTAGGGCGGTAATTAGTTTGAGCATGATCTATATATAACAAAACGTCATCATTTCAGTTGCATCTCAAAACGTGAAACTTCAAAGAGCATGAATTTGATCATGCTTAACACAATGTAGAAATAGCATACACTTGTCCAAAAGCTAAGATAGCTTGAACACGAGCATGCTTAACATATCAAAATATCTAAATTAGCCAGACACTATTAACCCTCGTGATGAGAGCGAGCTTCTCCTGTTGTCTAATTTCAGCTCTGAGGATGAACCCTAGTTTTCGGAatgaaaaaggaaggaaataAAAGGGAAATGGAAAATGAGGAAGATCTGAAAAAGTTGACGGGGCTTTCCCCGGCTAGACCAACTGATCTCCGCGCTAAAATTGACATTATGACATTTGTCAGTCGCCATGTCAGCAAAACGCCGGGGTGATTTGtctggttttgtgaaattcaAGGGGTTAAGTAATCGGTTTTGAAGTGCACAGAGTAAAAGTAGTTCCACCCTCGTGGTTCAGGGGGTTATATGGACTTAACTCTCTCTTGTAATgctatatttttattttattttgcggAACCTACCTCCAAAACGTGAAGTAAATACCAGCCCTCCTACTAAAAATACAACAATCCAAGTAGGTCTAGCTAATTGCCTAGGTTTATCTTCACTACATGATGTCCATTTGTGTAGGCAGAAAAACTGCCGGCAAAAGTGACCTACGCCGACAGTTGAGGCTGCTTGCTATATTGCTGACGGGAAAGTTCCTTGGATCAAAGTCTAGTCTTTTGTGGATTCAATTGTTAGAttgctttaaaaaaatagtattGCCATTAATTTAGGAATAAGTGATTACAAATCTGAAGGATgcaaaaaattacaaaaaggCCCTTTGTAACACAAGGGCTATCCAACCACTCATGGAGGGGACACGTGTAAGGCCATGTGTTCTTGCTCCCTCTTGTAGTTAAAGAATATCTTGAACAAGCATGGACGCTCCAACTGATGCACTCACTGACTCACATAATTCAACAAATGGAGTGACTGTGCTCTTCCGCCCTAATTACAACACACATGCTGTCAGGCAAACAGGTTTAGGAAGATCTACGAAGTGCATGCTGCAGTGTAAAGCTAGCTTGGGAAACTGAGTTATCACGAGCAAGAAATATTTCCAGGAGAACAATTAGTAGGGAACAAAATCTGTTACTGGCTGACCATAAGAATGATATATGAGCGCAACTGAAATCCTCCAAGCACtccacaaaaaaaagattaaaaaaaaaatcctccaAGCAGGAGCAGCTAGCACACAATTGGATGATTTATTATACAGACTGTATGTAGGAGTAAGTACTTTTACAAAAGCAAATATCAGCGGTTAACATAATCAAGCACACAGCCACAACAGTAAATAGATAAGCAAAGCAGCACACAGACTTTAGCACGTACGAGCTACACATGCATAATCGCAAGATCTACTTCATGAAGCCCTGAGCCATCTTGAAcagaccgccgccgctctcctccGCTTCAGGCTTCGGTGCAGGCTCCTtgggcgcctcctcctccgcttccGGCTTCGGCGGCGCATCGACGGCAGCAGCTGGAGGTGCCGCGGCGTCGGTAGGCTTCTCCTCGGTGCCGCCGGCGCTGTACTGCTTCAGGTACACCTCGGCCTTCTCCATGTACTGCCCCACCGGCTTGTCCTCCAGCTTGGCGTAGGCGGAGGCGGAGTCCAGGATCTCCGCAGAGGCGCCCGCGACCTTCTTCTTGTCCACGTTCTCCACGCTCTTCTCCTGGAACGCAGACATGGCGGACTCCGCCACCAACTTGCCGCTCGACATCAGGTCACCGGATGACTTCTTGAAATTCTCCATGGAAGAAGTTTGGATGTAGATGCTGTGGAAGTGTGTATGGTGTTGCCATCTTTATACGCGGAGGCCGGGAAATCTAGATGGGGATGGACAACAGTAGAGAAAGCTACTTCTGTGGTCCAGTTCGGAAATGGGGAAGGAAATATCTCCACCTCATAAAGACAGTTGGACAGATCGATGAAAGCTACGAGAAAATGCAACTCCAAAACTGCGcctatgaaaaaaaaaaatgcttggtCCTTGTGTTGCCAGCAAAGTCTAGAAATAATCTCTCGATCCAACCGCACACATTTGGTCTCTCAATTAGTAAAATTGCTTCAagttttttgaaacttcttttactgttttttttactacacctgacatgatttttttcaCATCGGCTACCACGATGCACATTGAATGGACCAATGTGTATTGGTTTGACCATTTCTGGGAGAAACCTAACGCCATTGTGACATCTCATGTGAAAAATTCTAAGGGAAAGCATGTCACATAAAGGCAAAACCAGTCAAAACCATTAAAATACGGGAGAGTAACCAAAAGTATCCTGTTTTATAAATTGAGTCACCAAATGTATAAAATTTCGAGTCCAGGAACCATTTCTAAACTTTTTTGCCAATTGAGGGAAAGATATTAACATATCCAGAATTTACATTGTGGGTATGCAACttttcttcttaaaaaaatggaaCTTGATATGTTaatttccaaagaaaaaaaagtgtgtCGTTGCATACACTTTTAGTTGTTTTAGAAAAACTATATTGTTCATGTTTTATGCATGTAAATGAAC includes:
- the LOC100843983 gene encoding nodulin-related protein 1 gives rise to the protein MENFKKSSGDLMSSGKLVAESAMSAFQEKSVENVDKKKVAGASAEILDSASAYAKLEDKPVGQYMEKAEVYLKQYSAGGTEEKPTDAAAPPAAAVDAPPKPEAEEEAPKEPAPKPEAEESGGGLFKMAQGFMK